The genomic stretch TGCGGTTTGATCTCGGGAGGTAGTAGCAAGTGCACTTCCGTTAGGGGACCACGCAACGGAGAATAGACTCGCTTCATGCTTCACATAAGCGAGCCGATTTCCGGTTCTGGGATTCCATATCGCTGCAGTCTTATCCGAAGAACCGGTGGCCAAAAGGCGCCCATGAGGACTCCATACAAGAGCTCTTACGTAATCATCATGATTCAAGGTAATCGGCCTGTTTTTGTTCTTCATATCCCAGACAACAGCTGTATTGTTTTTCAAGGCAGCAGCTAACCTGGTGGCATCGGGATTCCACGCTATGAACCACGGTCGTCCATCGGGT from Candidatus Lokiarchaeota archaeon encodes the following:
- a CDS encoding peptidase C14, whose amino-acid sequence is EVYCIQWHPDGTKLATASEDGTIAVWDVQTGKKLNVFEPDGRPWFIAWNPDATRLAAALKNNTAVVWDMKNKNRPITLNHDDYVRALVWSPHGRLLATGSSDKTAAIWNPRTGNRLAYVKHEASLFSVAWSPNGSALATTSRDQTAVIWDVSHVRELRE